The Chaetodon auriga isolate fChaAug3 chromosome 4, fChaAug3.hap1, whole genome shotgun sequence region cacagtaactCTGCCCAAAGAGCTAGAGCAATGCAAgcatcacagagaaaacagcgtCGACTCACTTGTAACAGTTCAGTGTATCTCTCTGGGTCCTTCTCCATCAGAGCTCTTATCTGACTGTTGTAGTGTTCTGAAATACTCTCCTCCACTGCCACGGTGCACGCCATGGCCCCCTCTTTCCCCAGCAGTGCAGAGGACGCACCTGGAGAAGATTTAAAACAGAAGGAACACACAGGTCAGATTTAATACAGCAGACAATGTATTGTTTACAAACTGCAGCGGACTAACTTGTGGAAAAGGGTCCAAGTTCAGCAATTTTgcagtgatttatttatataactGTCAGCATCAACTTCTAATATGTGGGTGGACAAATGCAACATGAAGACAAAGCACTTCCTCATTCGCCCAACAGATATACCTTAACTTcatacatgctaacatgcatttGTATTGTTCCTTAAAggaacaatacaaaacaaaacaaaaacaaaactttatcaGCTCTGCTGAGCTGTACCAACCTAATACAAACCCAGCGATGTTCCAGAAGGGCAACAGAGCTGTGGGACGAACTCTGCTCTCAGCCAGGATTTCATTGAATTTCGCAAGGTGTTTCTTTTCCTGATCCCACATTTccttaaaagataaaaaataatatgAACATGGAGCATCAAAAATGATGTGAGCACACTCAtgctggacacacagacacagacatttttatttttgaaacatAATACAGCATTAAAACATTACAGTCAGACTAGACAAGACCTTCACATGAAAATACACCCAACTTTCCAGATTCATCTGCTCCCaaatttaaacatttctcaGCATACATGACAGGACAAATCAAAAGTTAGGAGTGAAATTTCTACTAAGCAGCTTCTGTAAGGAGACGTCTGGACGGCTCTAGGAAAGCATCTCCAAGCAGCCACATTGGTAGCACTGCTCTGTGTGCCGCTTGCATATTAGATAGTGCTCAGCTTTACATGACACTGGGAGCCATCAATGCACATGCAGAAGAACCGTGACGCGTTTTACAAATCATGTCCACACTGTCGCCAGTGGACAGACGTATGTCCTACTTCAAAGCTACATGTCTCATTCTGTCCATACCTGGATGAGAGGTCCAGTCCTAGACCGCCCCAACACTGCCATCTGGCCGGCGTAGATGCGGTTGGCTCCGTACTCACCGGCATGGTCCACGCGCAGGATTCGGTCCAGCATCGCCTTCTCCTCACTGTCGCGTGGGGGCGGGACCACACTGTAAGCGCGTGAGCTCAGCTGCACGGGCACTGTTACACACAATGTACAGTTAGCTGACAGCACCGCGACAAACACGTAGCGACACTGAAGACTTAAAGGAGTTATTTCTTGTTCTTTCAACGACCTCAGGGCTTAAAGTCTGTCCGTACTGGGAGCTCAAACATTTATAAGTCTATGTTTAATATATAACTCCAAAGTACTCCAAAAATATGTTGAGTTTTAAGCGTTGTTGCTATTTGCTAAAGGATAATAAAGTTATGAGTATCTTCGGGGTGGAAATGTACTGTAGCTACACAGATAGTTGTTCCTTTTTCCCGGTGTTACGTAAATTAAATGTTATAGTTAAATATACAGCAAGTGTCTCATAGTGGGACAATTATGTGAGCTAACAAGTCTATTATGAAACATTAAGTCAAGTGAAGTCCTTCAAGCATGTTACAATACCAATGGAAAGCACAGCTGTATGGAAAAACATGCAAGTAGCGTCTTAACTACATATGAACCCCGACCACATTAGATGgtgtttttagcatttttagcaCTTCAGCTCTCCGCTGACGCTGCTAAAGTAATCTGCGGGGCTGCAGCTTACCTCTACATGTTAAACACTGGCGAATCATCGTTGGACTGACGATATTTGAGCAGTAATATAAAGATGTATGCGTGGCTCGTTGCATGGTAGCCGGTTTATAGCTCAACTACCTGCGTTAAGGAAGAGAAATATGAGCAAATTGTCATTGGAAATGTCAGAGCGAGGATGTGGCGCAGACGTATGACGTAAGCGACTTGCACAACACTGCGCATCTCCGTTGCGCAAAGATTCTTGTTTACCAAGGCAGTGAAGTCGTGTGTTATAAGTCTTACTGGTTCTGCGCACGTCAAAGTTTCTCTGACTTGCAGTGTTATGCATAACGCATTATTTTACCTTAAATTAATTTACTGTGATGAACAACGTACAGTCGCAGTAGACAGGTGTTTCAGCAAAGGGATGACAAAGCTAAACTGATCATGATTTTAGTCTGTGAAACACAGCTGTCTCAGGAGACACTTTCCAATATATTTCTTTTGACCGTGAATGATAGTTTTGGagggttttttgttgttgctttgtttctGGTTCCATCcaattgtgtctgtgtgaatagAGGGCTTACAGttgataataaataaatgcccCCATTGTCTATTAAAATCACCCAATGCAATCTTGTGGgggttgattcatttttcatgctctgtCTGAGCAGATCAGGGGTTTGTCACTCTATGCCATTGTGTGTCTCACTAGACTTTTAAAGACTTGAGATGTGCTCAAATCTACAAAAACGCTGAGCTGTGTGTAATATTAGCCTGTAGAAGAAAACGATATAATGAATTTGTAATCAGCATGGAGGCCCAtgcagctctttgtttgttcAAGGAGTATGCTTAAATGTGTTATTCATGGTTAAAGAGAACTCAGACACTAACTAACTGAGATACATTTGAAAGTTATGTGGTTGGTCATTTTCTTTTAGTGTGCATTTTATGACTCAGAAGGTCCCAGAGCGATCAACTGTATAATTATCCACCTCGTCTCTATAGCTACTTATTGCTGTGCAGGGTCAGCATCCTGGACTGGTCACCAGTCTG contains the following coding sequences:
- the coq7 gene encoding NADPH-dependent 3-demethoxyubiquinone 3-hydroxylase, mitochondrial; translation: MQRATHTSLYYCSNIVSPTMIRQCLTCRVPVQLSSRAYSVVPPPRDSEEKAMLDRILRVDHAGEYGANRIYAGQMAVLGRSRTGPLIQEMWDQEKKHLAKFNEILAESRVRPTALLPFWNIAGFVLGASSALLGKEGAMACTVAVEESISEHYNSQIRALMEKDPERYTELLQVIKEFRDDEMEHHDTGLEHDAESVPGYWLLKSAIQLGCKAAIYASERV